From a single Anomaloglossus baeobatrachus isolate aAnoBae1 chromosome 4, aAnoBae1.hap1, whole genome shotgun sequence genomic region:
- the LOC142302349 gene encoding uncharacterized protein F54H12.2-like — protein sequence MAFVHDASVECAKSELDIFVIPPTQTSIEKSLFVEVQPIAALSENAPLEFFISGSSEYYYDLNNTLLYINCRIVKQDNTAIGDGARVAFINYPLTTLFNQVDITLGDRLISQSDNLYSYRAYIETLLNYSTQTLSTQFTAGLFYKDTAGHHNDRALDGLNAGFVKRARITRNSKTVDLLGPIFGDVFNQPKLVLNGLDLKIKLSRNKDTFCLMSGDAEPYKVQILQASLYVKRVQVSPAVRIGHSQALLATTAKYAIDRACMKVYSIPAGTRITNHENLFLGQIPKTVILGFVDNEAFSGSYNKNPLCFHHYEISLASLYLDGQPFPARPFQPNFSDDLAVREFMSLAHVSGRLKSDHALAIDREEFMAGFTLFAFDLSPDQEPGGHFSLVKSGNLRAEVRFALATPHTVNMIVYAINTTILEINHRREVLFDYI from the coding sequence ATGGCTTTCGTACATGATGCTTCTGTAGAGTGCGCAAAATCTGAACTGGATATTTTTGTCATTCCCCCTACGCAAACAAGTATTGAGAAATCGCTTTTTGTAGAAGTACAACCTATTGCGGCTCTGTCGGAAAATGCCCCCCTGGAATTTTTCATATCGGGTAGCAGTGAATATTATTATGATCTGAACAATACCCTACTGTACATAAATTGCCGTATCGTGAAACAAGATAATACGGCTATCGGCGATGGTGCGCGTGTTGCGTTTATAAATTACCCCCTGACAACGTTGTTTAATCAGGTCGATATCACTCTTGGAGATCGCCTCATCTCGCAGTCGGATAACCTCTACAGCTATAGAGCGTACATTGAAACTCTTTTAAATTACAGCACGCAAACACTATCGACACAGTTTACCGCTGGATTGTTCTATAAAGACACTGCAGGTCATCATAATGATCGGGCCTTGGATGGTCTAAATGCTGGATTTGTCAAAAGAGCGCGTATAACCAGGAACTCTAAGACTGTAGATCTATTAGGGCCAATTTTTGGAGATGTATTTAATCAACCAAAGCTCGTACTGAATGGGCTTGACCTCAAGATCAAGTTGTCGAGGAATAAGGACACTTTTTGTTTGATGTCTGGTGATGCAGAACCATATAAAGTGCAGATCTTACAAGCGTCACTCTATGTGAAGAGAGTGCAAGTCTCTCCAGCTGTACGTATAGGCCACAGTCAGGCCCTACTAGCCACAACGGCCAAATACGCTATTGATAGGGCCTGCATGAAAGTATACAGTATTCCAGCCGGCACGCGAATTACAAACCACGAGAACCTCTTCTTGGGACAAATTCCAAAAACTGTTATATTGGGCTTTGTAGATAATGAAGCCTTTAGCGGATCGTACAATAAAAACCCGTTGTGCTTTCACCATTACGAAATAAGTCTTGCATCGCTTTATCTGGACGGCCAACCATTTCCCGCCCGCCCTTTCCAACCTAATTTCAGTGATGACTTAGCCGTCCGCGAATTTATGTCTTTGGCTCATGTTTCTGGCCGTTTAAAATCTGATCATGCTCTGGCGATAGATCGTGAAGAATTTATGGCCGGGTTCACATTGTTTGCATTTGATTTATCACCAGATCAAGAACCTGGTGGTCATTTCTCGCTCGTTAAATCGGGTAACCTACGTGCTGAAGTGCGGTTTGCGCTAGCTACCCCGCATACTGTAAATATGATAGTATATGCCATCAACACAACTATACTTGAAATCAACCATAGAAGAGAAGTACTATTTGATTACATCTAA